One Nesterenkonia populi DNA window includes the following coding sequences:
- the pilM gene encoding pilus assembly protein PilM, with amino-acid sequence MSPLKAPERVVGIDFGTSSVRGVEVTTHPKKGPQVRRFARIALPTGAVEDGEVMEPNTVGDALKRLWEKGRFSTNKVALGVGNQRVLVRPFTVDDQPPARVREALPALVEEILPFRAEDALIDFYPIEPHPSDIGRVNGLVVAAAKHAIDEAVRAIRIAKLRTHRVDLIPFALSRVHLWGEYSNGTIALIYQAPSSTTVLIATNRVPRFVRIIPAGDEDVSTHMQQVLGKDLEELSTEFSSRTRNQDPGHFKQAMGEASEQIAKAAHGTVAYWANSTGQSIDTVLLSGRNMHSPAVFERFSSLFDNDTKLAHPTGGFSLHESINAEEMRIAAPSAAIGLATGGDSWL; translated from the coding sequence ATGAGCCCACTCAAAGCACCCGAACGCGTAGTCGGCATCGACTTCGGCACCAGCTCGGTGCGCGGCGTCGAAGTCACCACACACCCCAAAAAAGGGCCCCAAGTACGCCGATTCGCGCGCATCGCCCTGCCCACCGGCGCAGTGGAGGACGGAGAAGTGATGGAGCCCAACACCGTCGGCGACGCCCTCAAACGCCTCTGGGAAAAAGGAAGATTCAGCACCAACAAAGTAGCACTCGGCGTCGGAAACCAGCGGGTCCTCGTCCGCCCCTTCACCGTCGACGACCAGCCCCCAGCACGCGTCCGCGAAGCACTCCCCGCACTCGTCGAAGAAATCCTTCCCTTCCGAGCCGAAGACGCCCTCATCGACTTCTACCCCATCGAGCCCCACCCCAGCGACATCGGCCGAGTCAACGGCCTCGTCGTCGCAGCCGCCAAACACGCCATCGACGAAGCCGTGCGCGCCATCCGCATCGCCAAACTCCGCACCCACCGGGTAGACCTCATCCCCTTCGCCCTCTCCCGAGTCCACCTCTGGGGCGAATACTCCAACGGCACCATCGCACTCATCTACCAGGCACCCTCCTCCACCACCGTGCTCATCGCCACCAACAGGGTCCCCCGGTTCGTCCGCATCATCCCCGCAGGCGACGAAGACGTCTCAACCCACATGCAGCAGGTGCTCGGCAAGGACCTCGAAGAACTCTCCACCGAGTTCTCCTCCCGCACCCGGAACCAAGACCCCGGCCACTTCAAGCAAGCCATGGGCGAAGCCAGCGAACAGATCGCCAAAGCCGCCCACGGAACCGTGGCCTACTGGGCCAACAGCACCGGCCAAAGCATCGACACCGTCCTGCTCTCAGGGCGCAACATGCACTCGCCCGCCGTGTTCGAACGGTTCTCATCCCTGTTCGACAACGACACCAAACTCGCCCACCCCACCGGCGGCTTCAGCCTCCACGAGAGCATCAACGCAGAAGAGATGCGCATCGCCGCACCCTCCGCCGCCATCGGCCTCGCCACGGGAGGAGACAGCTGGCTATGA
- a CDS encoding DUF2207 domain-containing protein: MTQRPDSSRPGRRPMAGRPVPKNLGASGRPKGPRDYASAEDEDDFVPPNPKNPIARARPGIVIGWSLVILGIIALVSVPFLPIDWPSLLAPAVVPGLIAVVILGLVILFLQMPSKRRSGSDGAQL, encoded by the coding sequence ATGACTCAGCGACCAGACTCCAGCCGTCCGGGGCGGCGGCCCATGGCCGGACGCCCGGTCCCCAAGAATCTTGGAGCCAGCGGCCGGCCCAAAGGCCCCCGCGACTACGCGTCCGCCGAGGACGAGGACGACTTCGTCCCGCCGAACCCCAAGAACCCGATCGCCAGGGCCAGGCCCGGCATCGTCATCGGCTGGAGCCTCGTCATCCTCGGCATCATTGCGCTGGTCTCTGTGCCCTTCCTTCCCATCGACTGGCCCAGCCTGCTCGCCCCCGCGGTGGTGCCCGGGCTGATCGCCGTGGTCATCCTGGGGCTCGTCATCCTGTTCCTGCAGATGCCCTCCAAGAGGAGAAGCGGCAGCGACGGCGCCCAGCTCTAG
- a CDS encoding polyprenyl synthetase family protein, which yields MPTSGHAARPEAAAPADPADTSAPEPSLPPETEAAEKASPAQEEYVAAVNARLEQVLHQKRSEMVKISAEAGPLAESLLALTSGGKKLRPVLAWIGWRAASGDAAHPPQPLIELGVALELFQAAALVHDDVIDRSSTRRGQPSAHVRFAQLHTNRGYAGSAPHFGTSGAILTGDLSLSWASEAFDGAHESAGSPTAAARGAFRRMHTEVITGQYLDVLSEVASAPENEEQAVKQARNVLRHKAAKYSTEYPIALGCALAGGSDELLRTLSEAALPLGEAFQLRDDLLGVFGDPKVTGKPVGDDLREGKRTELIAYGLHRSSAAEAQRLEAMLGDPELTEHDVAEARDILAASGAMTLVEDEITRLTDQSAGVARRLPDLGVSPTVAADFDRVARRLTARTS from the coding sequence ATGCCCACCTCCGGACATGCCGCCCGACCTGAAGCCGCCGCCCCTGCAGACCCTGCCGACACGTCCGCGCCCGAGCCGAGCCTGCCCCCGGAGACGGAGGCCGCCGAGAAGGCCAGCCCCGCCCAGGAGGAGTATGTGGCGGCGGTGAACGCCCGGCTGGAGCAGGTGCTGCACCAGAAGCGTTCCGAGATGGTGAAGATCTCCGCGGAGGCGGGGCCGCTGGCGGAGTCGCTGCTGGCGCTGACCTCCGGCGGCAAGAAGCTGCGTCCGGTGCTGGCCTGGATCGGCTGGCGGGCCGCCTCCGGTGATGCGGCGCACCCGCCTCAGCCGCTCATCGAGCTTGGTGTGGCGCTGGAGCTGTTCCAAGCGGCAGCGCTCGTCCACGACGATGTCATCGACCGGTCCTCCACCCGGAGGGGCCAGCCCAGCGCGCACGTCCGGTTCGCGCAGCTGCACACCAACCGCGGCTACGCGGGCTCGGCACCGCATTTCGGCACCAGCGGGGCGATCCTCACCGGCGACCTCTCACTGTCCTGGGCTTCGGAGGCATTCGACGGCGCACACGAGTCCGCCGGCTCCCCGACCGCCGCCGCGCGCGGCGCCTTTCGCCGGATGCACACTGAGGTGATCACCGGCCAGTACCTGGATGTCCTCTCCGAAGTGGCCTCCGCGCCGGAGAACGAGGAGCAGGCCGTCAAGCAGGCACGGAACGTGCTGCGGCACAAGGCCGCGAAGTACTCCACGGAATACCCGATCGCGCTGGGCTGCGCACTCGCCGGCGGCAGCGACGAGCTGCTGCGTACCCTCTCCGAGGCGGCTCTTCCCCTCGGGGAGGCGTTTCAGCTGCGGGATGACCTCCTGGGGGTCTTCGGGGACCCTAAGGTCACCGGCAAGCCGGTGGGGGACGACCTGCGGGAGGGCAAGCGGACCGAGCTGATTGCCTACGGGCTGCACCGCTCCTCCGCTGCTGAGGCTCAGCGGCTTGAGGCGATGCTGGGAGACCCGGAGCTGACCGAGCACGACGTCGCGGAGGCCCGTGACATCCTCGCCGCCTCGGGTGCGATGACGCTCGTGGAGGATGAGATCACCCGGCTCACCGACCAGTCTGCCGGGGTGGCGCGCCGCCTGCCGGACCTGGGGGTCTCCCCCACGGTGGCGGCGGACTTCGACCGGGTCGCGCGGCGGCTCACAGCCCGCACGTCGTAG
- a CDS encoding DUF3040 domain-containing protein, whose product MALSEREQRLLQELEEQLQTEDPSFASQLQEPAGGRFNVRNLVLGLLLAVGGIGVLLLGIYQQWIPVGILGFILMGLGGYFATTGGSAQGEAPEQGGNGGNGGGGGGGGPRSSTPTPSGGFMTSLEEKWDQRRNQS is encoded by the coding sequence ATGGCACTCTCGGAGCGCGAGCAGCGTTTGCTGCAGGAGCTGGAGGAGCAGCTCCAGACCGAGGACCCCAGCTTCGCCAGCCAGCTCCAGGAGCCGGCCGGCGGACGGTTCAACGTGCGCAACCTGGTGCTCGGCCTGCTGCTCGCAGTGGGCGGCATCGGCGTGCTGCTGCTGGGCATCTACCAGCAGTGGATCCCGGTGGGCATCCTCGGCTTCATCCTGATGGGCCTGGGCGGCTACTTCGCCACCACCGGCGGCTCTGCCCAGGGCGAGGCCCCCGAGCAGGGCGGCAATGGCGGAAACGGGGGCGGCGGCGGAGGCGGCGGCCCTCGGAGCTCGACCCCCACTCCGTCCGGGGGCTTCATGACCTCGCTTGAGGAGAAGTGGGACCAGCGCCGCAACCAGTCCTGA
- the mraZ gene encoding division/cell wall cluster transcriptional repressor MraZ: protein MFLGTHSPRLDEKGRLILPAKYRDQLADGLVLTRGQERCIYVFSTEEFTNVHQQMRKAPLTSRQARDYIRVFLSGASDETPDKQGRITIPPGLREYAGLDREVTVIGAGDRAEIWDTTAWNSYLEEKESEFSSTDEEAIPGLF, encoded by the coding sequence ATGTTCCTCGGCACTCACAGCCCTCGCCTCGACGAGAAGGGGCGCCTCATCCTGCCCGCCAAGTATCGGGACCAGCTCGCGGACGGGCTGGTGCTGACTCGGGGGCAGGAGCGCTGCATCTACGTGTTCAGCACGGAGGAGTTCACCAACGTGCATCAGCAGATGCGCAAGGCGCCTCTGACCTCCCGTCAGGCACGCGACTACATCCGCGTGTTCCTCTCCGGGGCCTCAGACGAGACCCCGGACAAGCAGGGCAGGATCACCATCCCGCCCGGTCTGCGGGAATACGCCGGCCTGGACCGCGAGGTCACAGTCATCGGCGCGGGAGACCGCGCTGAGATCTGGGACACCACGGCCTGGAACTCCTACCTGGAGGAGAAGGAGAGCGAGTTCTCATCCACCGATGAGGAAGCGATCCCCGGACTCTTCTAG
- a CDS encoding protein kinase domain-containing protein, whose amino-acid sequence MSEESSWIGSTIDGRYRIQDRIARGGMSTVYRARDERLNRDVAVKVLFPHMAEDRKVVTRFENEARNSARLAHPNVVQVLDQGQTRETAYMVMEYVPGVTLRTLLKKGPMTPRLALAYTEAVLGGLSAAHRAGLVHRDIKPENVLVSTEGRIKLADFGLARAATHHSGTSTLMGTVAYIAPELLSGEGADERADIYALGILLYEMLTGGQPYTGDSPVRVAFQHVNSTVPAPSSSVPGLAAQLDELVRAATQADPGERPKHADEMLEMVEAAKDSLSEEQLDFRGAQQGHARRRPEAEEAAPATATMPSMEEPGDDAPDEDDDAGPPPPGDDDRTQLMSSVEDFPTTVEPSSWDEDVTTALGTAKSAPPRPRASSTLGEEERQTVAEVPLPGRLGISDDDTGVHSAARSRPGSGTQGRVQVGSTKKDRQRPAAQLAAPTPARQGIAVAVLMIVLAVVMLIAYQLGISPSIIPSLGGGGE is encoded by the coding sequence GTGAGTGAAGAGAGCAGCTGGATCGGTTCGACCATCGACGGCCGGTACCGGATCCAGGACCGGATCGCCCGTGGCGGAATGTCCACCGTGTACCGGGCGCGCGACGAGCGGCTGAACCGCGACGTCGCGGTCAAGGTGCTGTTCCCCCACATGGCGGAGGACCGCAAAGTGGTCACCCGCTTCGAGAACGAGGCCCGCAACTCGGCCCGGCTGGCCCACCCGAACGTGGTGCAGGTCCTCGACCAGGGCCAGACCCGCGAGACCGCGTACATGGTCATGGAGTACGTGCCGGGGGTGACCCTGCGGACGCTGCTGAAGAAGGGACCGATGACGCCGAGGCTGGCGCTGGCCTACACGGAGGCTGTCCTCGGCGGGCTGTCCGCTGCGCACCGAGCTGGGCTGGTGCACCGGGACATCAAGCCGGAGAACGTACTGGTCTCCACCGAGGGGCGCATCAAGCTCGCCGACTTCGGGCTGGCCCGCGCTGCCACGCACCACTCCGGCACCTCGACGCTGATGGGGACGGTTGCCTACATCGCTCCCGAGCTGCTCTCGGGCGAGGGGGCTGATGAGCGTGCGGACATCTACGCGTTGGGGATACTGCTCTACGAGATGCTGACCGGCGGGCAGCCGTACACCGGCGATTCCCCGGTGCGGGTGGCGTTCCAGCACGTGAACTCCACGGTTCCGGCCCCGTCCTCCTCTGTGCCGGGTCTGGCCGCGCAGCTGGATGAGCTGGTGCGGGCCGCCACCCAGGCGGACCCCGGCGAGCGGCCCAAGCATGCCGACGAGATGCTGGAGATGGTGGAGGCCGCGAAGGACTCGCTCTCCGAGGAGCAGCTGGACTTCCGGGGTGCGCAGCAGGGGCACGCACGCCGCCGTCCGGAGGCTGAGGAGGCCGCACCGGCGACGGCTACGATGCCCTCTATGGAGGAGCCTGGGGACGACGCGCCGGATGAGGACGACGACGCCGGCCCCCCGCCCCCCGGTGACGATGACCGCACTCAGCTGATGAGTTCGGTGGAGGACTTCCCCACCACCGTGGAGCCGAGCAGCTGGGATGAGGACGTGACGACGGCGCTGGGAACGGCGAAGTCCGCTCCCCCGCGCCCCAGGGCCTCCTCGACGTTGGGCGAGGAGGAGCGCCAGACGGTGGCCGAGGTTCCGCTGCCGGGGCGTCTGGGCATCAGTGATGACGACACGGGGGTGCACAGCGCGGCACGGTCCCGCCCAGGGAGCGGGACGCAGGGGCGGGTCCAGGTGGGCTCCACCAAGAAGGACCGTCAGCGGCCTGCGGCGCAGCTGGCGGCCCCCACCCCTGCCCGGCAGGGCATTGCGGTGGCGGTCCTGATGATTGTGCTCGCCGTGGTGATGCTGATCGCCTACCAGCTGGGCATCAGCCCCTCCATCATCCCCTCCCTCGGCGGAGGCGGGGAGTAG
- a CDS encoding CAP domain-containing protein, translating into MGGIRVLLIALVLATLTAAGLWLTEPEPDNAEPAHYWSEVDREFLELVNQARAQRGVKPLQTWDPLASSRSGAAEWSYMTMNVQHIWHDDAHISAGMQNAGCLSGGENVSYTSRSGSSTFQVLDAERVAQELFAGYMGSPGHRANLLRPHYGFHGSGTVVHRFATASGTDYVRVYHTHRFGVDCRSDQMPQAGADGPTGIKPPPGQPLAFQEESMVPAEEIPHAEVPDPEYEFDPDQTWLASMVPTFTIYSASTLILLLTTVGVTMGVLQHRRLTARRMLTMTQFRPEASALLLPEGPSTRFIPR; encoded by the coding sequence ATGGGAGGTATTCGTGTGCTCCTGATCGCCCTGGTCCTGGCCACCCTCACCGCAGCGGGGCTCTGGCTCACCGAACCGGAGCCTGACAACGCCGAACCTGCCCACTACTGGTCCGAGGTCGACCGGGAGTTCCTCGAGCTCGTCAATCAGGCCCGCGCCCAGCGCGGAGTGAAGCCCCTCCAGACATGGGACCCGCTCGCCTCCTCCAGGTCAGGTGCCGCCGAATGGTCATACATGACCATGAACGTCCAACATATTTGGCACGACGACGCCCACATCAGCGCCGGCATGCAGAACGCCGGATGCCTCTCCGGCGGAGAGAACGTCTCCTACACCTCCCGCTCCGGAAGCAGCACCTTCCAAGTCCTGGACGCGGAACGGGTCGCCCAGGAGCTCTTCGCCGGGTACATGGGCTCCCCGGGCCACCGGGCGAACCTGCTGCGTCCCCACTACGGATTCCATGGTTCCGGCACCGTGGTGCACCGGTTCGCCACGGCCTCCGGCACCGACTATGTGCGGGTTTACCACACTCACCGGTTCGGGGTGGACTGCCGCTCTGACCAAATGCCCCAGGCAGGGGCCGACGGGCCCACCGGCATCAAGCCTCCCCCGGGCCAGCCCCTCGCCTTCCAGGAGGAAAGCATGGTCCCCGCTGAGGAGATCCCGCATGCCGAGGTTCCCGACCCCGAATATGAGTTCGACCCGGACCAGACATGGCTGGCCAGCATGGTCCCGACCTTCACGATCTACTCCGCGAGCACCCTGATCCTTCTCCTCACCACGGTGGGAGTCACCATGGGAGTGCTCCAGCACCGGCGGCTCACCGCACGGCGGATGCTGACCATGACCCAGTTCCGCCCGGAAGCCTCCGCCCTGCTCCTGCCCGAAGGCCCCTCGACCCGATTCATACCCCGGTGA
- a CDS encoding AMP-dependent synthetase/ligase, with amino-acid sequence MQENSTPVLVDVAPDLNITDLLEQQAESDPHNVLYSVNDEAGAWRDVTASEFRTDVVRIAKGLIASGVEPGDRIAIMSTTRYEWVLADFAVWYAGAVSVPVYETSAASQIAWILKDSGAKLALVENSELKSAVEAAAQQENLNLTGTLTFEGGDLETLREAGVAVDGITLRERRTAAAAEDLATLIYTSGTTGNPKGCELTHGNFTVHCAQTIAAMDGILNKDSSTVLFLPLAHVFARWVSVLFVAMGGRVAHTSNVKHLVDDLGAVKPTFLLGVPRVFEKVYNSAHAKAEADGKAKIFFKSVEVAAAYSQATTSGKASWKLRAQHALFSKLVYSKLRSRMGGNVTHAFSGGSPLGSHTSHFFNGIGIQIIEGYGLTETTAPITGNIPSVYRIGTVGIPLPGNAIRIAEDGEVLGSGTTLFRGYYNNDDANAESFVTDEDGTRWFRTGDLGELDDAGRLIITGRKKDILVTQGGKNVSPAQLEDAMRADVLISQAVVVGDDKPFIGALITLDEEMAPGWCERSGIDPETPMAELTEHPRVLEHVQTVVDKANESVSQAESVRSFTILQEDFTISAGHLTPSLKIRRPEVMRDFDGVVESLYARAAAAREAAHHARERAAKARDKFVANLQERRHHD; translated from the coding sequence TTGCAGGAGAACTCAACCCCCGTGCTCGTAGACGTGGCCCCGGACCTCAACATCACTGATCTCCTCGAGCAGCAGGCCGAGAGTGACCCGCACAACGTCCTCTACTCCGTCAACGACGAGGCCGGCGCCTGGCGGGACGTCACCGCCTCCGAGTTCCGGACTGACGTCGTCCGCATCGCCAAAGGCCTCATCGCCTCCGGCGTCGAGCCCGGCGATCGGATCGCCATCATGTCCACCACGCGATACGAATGGGTGCTCGCCGACTTCGCCGTCTGGTACGCAGGGGCCGTCTCCGTGCCCGTCTATGAGACCTCCGCGGCCTCCCAGATCGCCTGGATACTCAAAGATTCCGGAGCCAAGCTTGCCCTCGTCGAGAACAGTGAGCTCAAGAGCGCCGTGGAAGCTGCCGCGCAGCAGGAGAACCTGAACCTCACCGGCACCCTCACCTTTGAAGGAGGAGACCTCGAGACCCTTCGCGAGGCCGGCGTCGCCGTGGACGGCATCACCCTGCGCGAGCGCCGCACCGCCGCTGCCGCCGAGGATCTCGCCACCCTGATCTATACCTCCGGGACCACCGGAAACCCCAAAGGCTGCGAGCTGACCCACGGAAACTTCACCGTCCACTGCGCCCAGACCATCGCCGCCATGGACGGGATCCTCAACAAAGACTCCTCCACCGTGCTGTTCCTCCCCCTGGCGCACGTCTTTGCCCGCTGGGTCTCCGTCCTGTTCGTCGCCATGGGAGGACGGGTCGCCCACACCTCCAACGTCAAGCACCTCGTGGACGACCTCGGCGCCGTGAAGCCCACGTTCCTCCTGGGCGTGCCGCGGGTCTTTGAGAAGGTCTACAACTCCGCCCACGCCAAAGCCGAGGCCGACGGCAAGGCCAAGATCTTCTTCAAATCAGTCGAGGTGGCCGCCGCCTACTCCCAAGCCACCACCAGCGGCAAGGCCTCGTGGAAGCTGCGCGCCCAGCATGCCCTGTTCAGCAAGCTCGTCTACTCCAAGCTGCGCAGCCGCATGGGGGGCAATGTCACCCACGCGTTCTCCGGGGGCTCCCCGCTGGGCTCCCACACCAGCCACTTCTTCAACGGCATCGGCATCCAGATCATCGAAGGCTACGGGCTCACTGAGACCACCGCCCCCATCACCGGGAACATCCCCTCGGTGTACCGGATCGGCACGGTCGGCATCCCGCTGCCGGGCAACGCGATCCGCATCGCTGAAGACGGCGAGGTGCTCGGCTCCGGCACCACCCTGTTCCGCGGGTACTACAACAACGACGACGCCAACGCCGAGTCCTTCGTCACCGACGAGGACGGAACGCGTTGGTTCCGCACCGGGGACCTGGGGGAGCTCGACGACGCCGGCCGGCTCATCATCACCGGACGCAAGAAGGACATCCTCGTCACTCAGGGCGGCAAGAACGTCTCGCCGGCTCAGCTCGAGGACGCCATGCGCGCCGACGTGCTGATCTCCCAGGCCGTCGTCGTCGGCGACGACAAGCCCTTCATCGGAGCGCTCATCACTCTCGACGAGGAGATGGCGCCCGGCTGGTGCGAGCGCAGCGGCATCGACCCCGAAACCCCCATGGCCGAGCTCACCGAGCACCCCAGGGTGCTCGAGCATGTGCAGACCGTGGTTGACAAGGCCAACGAGTCCGTCTCCCAGGCCGAGTCGGTCCGCAGCTTCACGATCCTGCAGGAGGACTTCACGATCTCCGCCGGCCACCTCACCCCTTCGCTGAAGATCAGGAGGCCTGAGGTGATGCGGGACTTCGACGGTGTTGTCGAGTCCCTCTATGCCCGCGCGGCCGCCGCCCGAGAGGCTGCCCACCACGCCCGGGAGCGCGCCGCCAAGGCCCGCGACAAGTTCGTCGCGAACCTCCAGGAGAGGCGCCACCACGACTGA
- a CDS encoding class II 3-deoxy-7-phosphoheptulonate synthase — protein sequence MTEAETRQSPRQDFHSAEPLTAPGEILHTGAAEYPGLDTWRSLTLAQQPDWRSHEDFDAAYQQLSDNPPLVFAGEVDRLKRRLAAVAQGEAFLLQGGDCAEVFDEITADRISGKIKTILQMAVVLTYGASVPVVKMGRMAGQYAKPRSSDEETRDGVTLPSFRGDIVNQYEFTEEARIPDPKRMLTAYNKSAATLNLIRAFTEGGFADLRAVQQWNKGFMDNPAHAQYQQLAGEVERAVKFMHAAGVSSDSLKRTEFYVGHEGLLLDYERALTRIDSRTGAPYVTSGHFIWIGERTRELDGAHVDYLSRVRNPIGIKLGPSTTPETALQLIDKIDPEREPGRLTFITRFGASKIRDGLPPVVEAVRDAGHQPVWVTDPMHGNNINSANGYKTRRFDDIMDEVRGFFEVHKAAGTYPGGVHVEMTGDDVAECIGGSDPIDESAFDDRYESLVDPRLNHKQSLELAFLLAESLKGVK from the coding sequence GTGACTGAAGCAGAGACCCGCCAGAGCCCCCGCCAGGATTTCCACAGCGCAGAGCCGCTGACCGCACCCGGAGAGATCCTCCACACCGGTGCGGCTGAGTATCCCGGTCTGGACACCTGGCGGTCCCTGACGCTCGCCCAGCAGCCCGACTGGCGCTCCCACGAGGACTTCGACGCCGCCTACCAGCAGCTCTCCGACAACCCGCCCCTGGTCTTCGCCGGTGAGGTCGACCGGCTCAAGCGCCGCCTGGCCGCAGTCGCCCAGGGAGAAGCGTTCCTGCTTCAGGGCGGAGACTGTGCTGAGGTCTTCGATGAGATCACCGCCGACCGCATCTCCGGGAAGATCAAAACCATCCTGCAGATGGCCGTGGTCCTCACCTACGGCGCCTCCGTGCCCGTGGTGAAGATGGGCCGCATGGCCGGTCAGTACGCCAAGCCCCGCTCCTCCGATGAGGAGACCCGCGACGGTGTGACCCTGCCGTCCTTCCGCGGCGACATCGTCAACCAGTACGAGTTCACCGAAGAGGCCCGCATCCCGGACCCCAAGCGGATGCTCACCGCGTACAACAAGTCCGCGGCCACCCTGAACCTGATCCGCGCCTTCACCGAGGGCGGCTTCGCCGACCTGCGGGCGGTCCAGCAGTGGAACAAGGGCTTCATGGACAACCCCGCCCACGCCCAGTACCAGCAGCTCGCCGGTGAGGTGGAGCGGGCCGTGAAGTTCATGCATGCGGCCGGGGTCTCCTCCGACTCTCTGAAGCGCACCGAGTTCTACGTAGGACACGAGGGCCTGCTGCTGGACTACGAACGCGCCCTGACCCGCATCGACTCACGCACCGGCGCGCCCTACGTGACCTCCGGGCACTTCATCTGGATCGGGGAGCGCACCCGCGAGCTCGACGGCGCCCACGTGGACTACCTGAGCCGGGTCCGCAACCCCATCGGCATCAAACTGGGGCCCTCCACCACCCCGGAGACCGCCCTGCAGCTGATCGACAAGATCGACCCGGAGCGGGAGCCCGGCCGGCTGACCTTCATCACCCGGTTCGGGGCGTCCAAGATCCGCGACGGCCTGCCCCCGGTGGTTGAGGCGGTGCGCGACGCCGGCCATCAGCCGGTGTGGGTGACCGACCCCATGCACGGCAACAACATCAACTCCGCCAACGGGTACAAGACCCGCCGCTTCGACGACATCATGGACGAGGTGCGCGGGTTCTTCGAGGTCCACAAGGCCGCCGGCACCTACCCGGGCGGCGTGCACGTGGAGATGACCGGCGACGACGTCGCTGAGTGCATCGGCGGCTCGGACCCGATCGACGAGTCCGCGTTCGACGACCGCTACGAGTCCCTGGTGGACCCCCGCCTGAACCACAAGCAGTCCCTCGAGCTGGCCTTCCTCCTCGCCGAGTCCCTCAAAGGCGTGAAGTAG
- the dinB gene encoding DNA polymerase IV, whose amino-acid sequence MASERCPDVGRAGDGVRSPVIAHVDMDAFYVEAELLGRPELRGRKLIVAAAGRSVVLSASYEARADGVRSAMPLSRAQQISPQSLVLEPHMGLYRELSAGIMAYFDTITAAKEQLSVDEAFLDLTGAQRLMGSPQRMGERLRTDIRAQFGLPASVGIADRKFIAKIASQRAKPDGLLLVPPAARLRFLHSLPVNALWGVGAKTAAALEQIGLRTVEQVAQTPREALKQRFGATGEHLHDLAWGHDSRPVIPHREEKSIGAEETFEADLSEDADLHAELLDMAHRVAARLRAAEASAQGVALKLRYKDFTTLTRSSTLHHPTQSAPVLYDQARRLLAGLGERPQPVRLVGLRAERLSRDAAELQLALALDADAEHSAEQAGAWVQAEQALDAVAHRFPKARVQPASVMRRHARGQPG is encoded by the coding sequence ATGGCTTCTGAGCGGTGTCCCGACGTCGGACGTGCCGGGGACGGCGTGCGCTCGCCGGTCATCGCGCATGTAGACATGGATGCCTTCTACGTGGAGGCCGAGCTGCTGGGCAGGCCGGAGCTTCGCGGCCGCAAGCTGATCGTCGCGGCGGCGGGCCGCTCCGTGGTGCTGTCCGCCTCCTACGAGGCGAGGGCGGACGGTGTGCGCTCGGCGATGCCGCTGTCCCGCGCCCAGCAGATCAGTCCGCAGTCGCTGGTGCTGGAGCCGCACATGGGGCTCTACCGGGAGCTCTCGGCCGGAATCATGGCCTATTTCGACACGATCACCGCCGCCAAGGAGCAGCTCAGCGTGGACGAGGCGTTCCTGGACCTCACGGGCGCGCAGCGGCTGATGGGCTCTCCGCAGCGCATGGGGGAGCGGCTGCGCACCGATATCCGCGCCCAGTTCGGACTGCCGGCCTCGGTGGGGATCGCTGACCGGAAGTTCATCGCCAAGATCGCCTCCCAGCGGGCCAAGCCGGACGGACTGCTGCTGGTCCCGCCCGCCGCACGGCTGCGTTTTCTGCATTCCCTTCCGGTGAACGCGCTGTGGGGCGTGGGGGCGAAGACTGCCGCCGCCCTGGAGCAGATCGGCCTGCGCACCGTGGAGCAGGTTGCCCAGACTCCGCGCGAGGCCCTCAAGCAGCGGTTCGGGGCCACGGGCGAGCATCTGCATGACCTCGCGTGGGGGCACGACTCCCGTCCGGTCATCCCGCACCGGGAGGAGAAGAGCATCGGTGCGGAGGAGACCTTCGAGGCAGACCTCAGCGAGGACGCCGACCTCCACGCGGAGCTGCTGGACATGGCCCACCGGGTGGCCGCCCGGCTGCGCGCCGCAGAAGCTTCCGCCCAGGGGGTCGCCCTGAAGCTGCGGTACAAGGACTTCACCACCCTGACCCGCTCATCCACTCTCCACCACCCCACTCAGTCGGCCCCCGTCCTCTATGATCAGGCCCGCCGCCTGCTGGCCGGGCTGGGGGAGCGGCCCCAGCCGGTGCGCCTGGTGGGGCTGCGCGCCGAGAGGCTCAGCCGCGACGCCGCAGAGCTGCAGCTGGCCCTGGCCCTGGACGCCGATGCCGAGCATTCTGCCGAGCAGGCCGGGGCGTGGGTGCAGGCCGAGCAGGCGCTCGATGCGGTGGCCCACCGGTTCCCGAAAGCGAGGGTCCAGCCTGCCTCAGTGATGCGGCGCCATGCGCGCGGGCAGCCAGGCTGA